From the genome of Lutzomyia longipalpis isolate SR_M1_2022 chromosome 2, ASM2433408v1, one region includes:
- the LOC129790834 gene encoding vacuolar protein sorting-associated protein 53 homolog produces MLGAQDDLDSGQGESRIATIVLTSDVQAAIDQVLQNPGASSPLDQPDFNTTDYINQLFPNEQSLSNIDDVIAKMECEVGVIDDNIRSVVRGQTNTGQDGRKALEDAQRTIMQLSSQITEIKTRAEKTEDMVKEITRDIKQLDSAKKNLTSAITTLNHLHMLVGGVESLTKLAEKRLYGEVLNPLQAITEVNHHFQQFSEVAHIKTLSDKVAQIHAELATQITEDFKNVFTPGQQNTVKMSLSQLADACRVVSVLEPKVKRDLLKWFINLQLQEYVQLFHENQDIAWLDKIDKRYAWIKRHLLDFEDKFGKIFPLDWEVSERITVQFCHTTHEQLTKLMARRRVEIDVKLLLYAIGKTTAFEALLAKRFTGITLQDGSGAKSPAHEASARLHAARMPQSSSESPAQSETEEGIVKPVASPFTDLIGSCFKPHLDIYTDSIDKNLAELIEQFLQAKVPADPVARTTVFPSCADLFVFYKKCMVQCVQLSNGKPMYDLAMIFKKYLREYAAKILESRIPKLTTSYTPSSISTSMSLLTRDLQNLSTAAGQVIHSFLKEGEVARFTKEEIITICCILTTAEYCLETVQQLEDKLKEKVDAAFTEKIDLGEEKDVYHRIISNCIQYLVQDLETGCEPALIVMSKIQWQTISNVGDQSTFVNSIISHFKQTIPTIRDNLATSRKYYIQFCHKFVNSFIPKYINHLYKCRLTSVQDSNVLGCEQLLLDTHSLKTVLLDLPSIGSQVNRKAPASFTKIVIKGMTKAEMIIKVVMAPVIPANVFTEQFLKLLPDSTLVEFHKVLDMKGMRRVDQAQLAELFKRTAPKENLSLALDAVSSSTGAKLPDSPDGDKGRIKKLEKLIKKRLPN; encoded by the exons ATGCTGGGTGCCCAGGATGACTTGGACAGTGGCCAGGGGGAGAGCAGAATTGCCACAATTGTCCTCACAAGTGACGTACAGGCGGCAATTGATCAAGTTCTGCAGAATCCCGGTGCTAGCAGTCCCCTGGATCAGCCTGACTTCAACACAACGGACTACATCAACCAGCTATTCCCTAATGAGCAATCCCTGTCTAACATTGATGATGTCATTGCTAAAATGGAATGCGAAGTGGGGGTGATTGACGACAACATCCGCAGTGTTGTGCGTGGGCAGACAAACACTGGACAGGACGGGAGGAAGGCCCTCGAGGATGCCCAGAGGACCATTATGCAGCTCTCGAGTCAAATCACGGAGATTAAGACACGTGCCGAGAAGACCGAAGATATGGTGAAGGAGATTACGCGTGACATCAAACAGCTGGATTCGGCCAAGAAGAATCTCACGTCGGCTATCACGACACTCAATCACCTCCACATGCTCGTTGGGGGTGTTGAGAGTCTCACAAAATTGGCAGAGAAGCGCCTCTATGGGGAAGTTCTTAACCCTTTGCAGGCCATCACGGAGGTTAATCATCACTTCCAGCAATTCTCCGAGGTGGCTCACATTAAGACGCTATCGGATAAAGTAGCGCAGATTCATGCTGAACTAGCCACGCAGATTACGGAGGACTTTAAGAATGTCTTCACACCAGGGCAGCAGAACACCGTCAAGATGAGCCTGTCCCAGCTGGCGGATGCTTGTCGTGTTGTCTCTGTTCTTGAGCCCAAAGTCAAGCGGGATCTACTTAAATGGTTCATCA ATCTTCAGCTTCAGGAGTACGTTCAACTTTTCCATGAGAATCAGGACATTGCGTGGTTGGATAAGATTGATAAACGCTATGCGTGGATTAAGCGTCATTTGTTGGATTTTGAAGATAAATTCGGGAAGATCTTCCCACTGGATTGGGAAGTCTCCGAGCGTATTACTGTGCAATTCTGCCACACAACGCATGAGCAGCTTACAAAGCTGATGGCCAGACGTCGTGTGGAGATCGACGTGAAGCTCCTGCTTTACGCTATTGGCAAGACAACAGCCTTCGAGGCTCTCCTAGCCAAGAGATTCACCGGAATAACCCTCCAAGATGGTAGTGGTGCCAAAAGTCCCGCGCATGAAGCATCGGCGAGACTTCATGCAGCCCGAATGCCACAGAGCAGCTCCGAATCACCAGCTCAGAGTGAAACCGAAGAGGGTATCGTTAAACCAGTTGCATCCCCCTTCACAGACCTCATTGGGAGCTGCTTCAAACCCCATCTGGACATCTACACGGATAGCATTGACAAAAATCTCGCAGAATTAATTGAACAATTCCTCCAGGCAAAAGTTCCAGCAGATCCCGTGGCACGGACAACGGTATTCCCCAGCTGTGCTGATCTCTTTGTCTTCTACAAGAAGTGCATGGTGCAGTGCGTTCAGCTGAGCAATGGGAAGCCCATGTATGATCTGGCGATGATCTTCAAGAAATACCTCCGGGAATATGCGGCAAAAATCCTCGAAAGTCGCATCCCCAAACTCACAACATCCTACACTCCGAGCTCCATCAGTACCAGTATGTCCCTCCTCACGCGGGATCTGCAGAATCTCTCCACAGCCGCCGGGCAGGTTATTCACAGCTTCCTCAAAGAGGGTGAAGTAGCGCGATTCACAAAGGAAGAAATCATCACCATCTGTTGTATCCTCACCACAGCAGAGTACTGCCTGGAGACGGTACAGCAGCTCGAGGATAAACTCAAGGAGAAAGTTGATGCAGCATTCACGGAAAAGATTGATCTGGGCGAGGAAAAAGATGTCTACCATCGTATAATCTCCAATTGTATCCAATACCTCGTGCAGGATCTCGAGACGGGATGTGAACCAGCTTTGATTGTCATGAGCAAGATTCAATGGCAGACAATCAGCAATGTAGGTGATCAGAGCACCTTCGTTAATTCCATCATTAGTCACTTCAAACAAACAATCCCAACCATTCGTGACAACTTGGCTACATCGCGCAAATACTACATCCAGTTTTGTCACAAATTCGTCAACTCCTTCATTCCAAAGTACATCAATCATCTCTACAAGTGCCGCCTCACCAGTGTGCAGGACAGCAATGTTCTGGGCTGTGAGCAACTTCTCCTTGACACGCATAGTCTTAAAACGGTTCTCCTGGATCTACCCTCAATTGGATCTCAG GTAAACCGCAAAGCTCCTGCTAGCTTCACGAAGATCGTCATAAAGGGCATGACGAAGGCTGAGATGATCATTAAAGTCGTAATGGCGCCTGTAATCCCCGCAAATGTCTTCACGGAGCAATTCCTGAAACTCCTTCCGGACAGTACGCTCGTGGAATTCCACAAAGTTCTTGACATGAAGGGAATGCGGCGTGTCGATCAAGCTCAACTGGCTGAACTCTTCAAGCGAACAGCACCCAAGGAGAATCTCTCACTCGCCCTGGATGCCGTGTCATCGAGTACAGGTGCAAAGCTTCCCGACAGCCCAGACGGGGATAAGGGTCGCATTAAGAAGCTCGAAAAGCTCATTAAGAAGCGTCTGCCCAACTAA
- the LOC129790898 gene encoding nuclear pore complex protein Nup50 — MTTKRRNLGDLNSDNWDQEDAPEEKGTFRKASEDEIKNRVIRTARRRVVPTTDSKDAPPPGIFSGFGGFTKTTTAPAAMSSPFAFLSKASTSPTVTSTNGPPKAPEEKKSDDGAKNGGNEYHRKLVELNKSLLAWVKSKIEQNPLIILTPIFTDYEKHLKDIQKLDVPQTPPAAATTVSPLKGFSFGMPPTNSTPLGETTAKPTASAPIFGSSLTASASTGFSFGAAKPFTFGNVAKPASSEDDKAKEEKGEENDEENDEPPKVTFTPVVEEDSVFSKRCKVFIKNDDGYKERGIGTLYLKSVNDGKKIQLIVRADTSLGNVLVNLLLTKGVPAKLLGKNNVMMVCVPSADFDKPVSMLLRVKNTEEAEELLAAIEKYATD; from the coding sequence ATGACGACAAAAAGGAGGAATTTGGGGGATTTAAATAGCGACAATTGGGATCAGGAGGATGCCCCCGAGGAGAAGGGCACCTTCCGGAAGGCTTCAGAGGACGAAATCAAGAATAGAGTGATCAGAACTGCCCGACGACGCGTCGTGCCAACAACAGATTCAAAAGATGCTCCCCCGCCGGGAATTTTCAGTGGTTTTGGGGGTTTCACGAAGACAACAACAGCACCAGCTGCCATGAGTTCCCCATTTGCTTTCCTCAGTAAGGCATCAACATCGCCCACTGTGACGTCTACAAATGGACCCCCAAAAGCTCCCGAGGAGAAGAAAAGTGACGATGGGGCGAAGAATGGGGGGAATGAGTATCACAGGAAGTTGGTGGAATTGAACAAGTCCTTGCTGGCGTGGGTGAAGAGTAAGATTGAGCAGAATCCCCTTATTATACTGACGCCCATCTTTACGGACTACGAGAAGCACTTGAAGGATATTCAGAAGTTGGATGTGCCCCAAACTCCTCCGGCTGCAGCAACGACGGTGTCACCACTGAAGGGTTTCTCTTTTGGAATGCCGCCAACTAACAGTACACCACTTGGAGAGACCACAGCAAAACCAACGGCATCGGCACCTATTTTTGGCTCCTCCCTGACAGCTTCAGCATCCACGGGATTCTCTTTTGGTGCAGCGAAGCCCTTCACATTTGGCAATGTTGCCAAGCCAGCGAGTTCGGAGGATGACAAGGCAAAGGAGGAGAAGGGTGAGGAGAATGACGAGGAGAACGATGAACCGCCCAAAGTTACCTTCACGCCGGTCGTTGAGGAGGACAGCGTCTTCTCGAAGCGCTGCAAGGTCTTCATAAAGAACGACGATGGGTACAAGGAGCGTGGTATTGGTACACTCTACCTCAAATCCGTCAATGATGGCAAGAAAATTCAGCTAATTGTGCGCGCCGACACGAGTCTGGGCAATGTACTTGTCAATCTTCTCCTCACAAAAGGCGTTCCAGCTAAACTCCTGGGTAAGAACAACGTGATGATGGTCTGCGTTCCCAGTGCGGACTTTGACAAACCCGTCTCAATGCTGCTACGAGTGAAGAACACAGAGGAAGCTGAGGAACTCCTCGCGGCCATTGAGAAGTACGCCACGGACTGA
- the LOC129790907 gene encoding GDP-fucose transporter 1, which yields MYQPLEKKISPMKEYINIGLVVLSYWIISMLTVFINKTLLSSDIFSLEAPLFITWSQCVVSAGICFTLSRLSRIFPNAIYFPEGNPLNVVTIKNILPLSILFTLMISTNNLCLKYVGVAFYYVGRSLTTVFNVIFSFLLLQQKTSGRCIMCCVAIIAGFWLGVDQESLTDSFSLIGTIYGVIGSLALSLYSIYTKKSLVYVNQEVWLLSYYNNVYSVVIFLPLLFITGEVPTVLSYKYLGELWFWLALGVSGLCGFAIGYVTALQIKVTSPLTHNISGTAKACVQTVIATEIYSESKSFSWWLSNIVVLKASALYAWFKQREMQVKFQEAEASQKV from the exons ATGTATCAACCGCTTGAGAAGAAGATTTCTCCCATGAAGGAGTACATCAACATTGGATTGGTTGTCCTCTCCTACTG GATAATCTCCATGTTGACGGTGTTCATCAACAAAACTCTTCTGAGCAGCGATATCTTCAGCCTCGAAGCTCCACTCTTCATCACGTGGTCCCAGTGTGTTGTCTCTGCGGGCATCTGCTTCACACTGAGTCGCCTCTCGCGGATATTCCCAAATGCGATCTACTTCCCAGAAGGAAATCCCCTCAATGTGGTCACGATAAAGAACATCCTGCCGCTGTCGATTCTCTTCACACTGATGATTTCCACCAACAATCTCTGCCTGAAGTATGTTGGAGTGGCTTTCTACTACGTCGGCAGATCCCTCACAACAGTGTTCAATGTCATCTTCAGCTTCCTGCTGCTGCAACAGAAAACCAGCGGCAGATGCATCATGTGTTGCGTCGCCATAATCGCTGGATTTTGGCTGGGAGTCGATCAAGAAAGTCTCACAGATTCATTTTCCCTCATTGGAACAATCTACGGTGTCATTGGCTCTCTTGCCCTCTCCCTATACTCCATCTACACCAAAAAGAGTCTAGTCTACGTGAACCAGGAAGTCTGGTTGCTCAGCTACTACAACAACGTCTACTCCGTTGTAATCTTCCTGCCACTTCTCTTCATTACCGGCGAAGTTCCCACTGTACTCTCCTACAAATACCTCGGAGAACTCTGGTTTTGGCTTGCTCTTGGGGTCAGTGGACTCTGTGGCTTTGCCATTGGCTACGTCACAGCGCTCCAGATTAAAGTAACTTCCCCACTGACGCACAACATCTCCGGCACAGCCAAAGCTTGTGTCCAAACTGTGATTGCCACGGAAATTTACAGCGAAAGTAAATCCTTCTCCTGGTGGCTCTCTAACATTGTCGTCCTCAAGGCTAGTGCTTTGTACGCGTGGTTCAAACAACGTGAAATGCAGGTGAAATTCCAAGAGGCCGAAGCATCACAGAAGGTGTGA